Proteins encoded in a region of the Trypanosoma brucei gambiense DAL972 chromosome 11, complete sequence genome:
- a CDS encoding MCAK-like kinesin, putative — translation MTSLCPITSSITVAIRKRPIANNGNSGDKDIVTCEDCRTISVHEPKTRVDLKAVVETSAFAFDYVFDESVANDVVYKVCCQPLLTDVQNGGSVVVIAFGQTGSGKTHTMLGHGSKTIGLYGYAIRELIGEETTRKLAVSFYEVYGSKLFDLLNGRTQLKMMQDEADNLRIVGLSEKVVTCDKEVYKLISKGESLRSSGSTLANDTSSRSHAVLEIKVLNYQGEPHGGRVTLIDLAGSERAADTTSSDTRGRHEGAEINKSLLALKECIRAMSRNRRHIPFRASKLTQVLRESFIGNCKTCFIATVSPLQRHCEDTLNTLRYANRIRDLKAPSDDGFSRKISMTCPNCNGPVRPDASHTCVRLSTRCPHCRQVVEKHNLEGHIEECSEFPVRCPRCNELLVRGDIPRHNRRCSRSLVRCPLCTCHVMRCGLEKHTLMDCGAKLEKCRYCGQGFPRHSLKRHEDVCTMMKIACPYCLQYFRKVCVDAHASVCVRNPNCRRVSPSRIRDSGEEVWKITNGKEWRQRPRMLRNQSLKQLEAISRTKSSVQLREGRKPLGPLEDNFSLPALHAPSSAPDRKHPPVTSAFTESLQSHPNSEDDDADKEVCRTAPTISGENSSRVGGEGCVCPYAAYGCLHTVCDSSLEKHMKDSVEMHLQLVRDYAERVSEENNILRERVNEGTTKASKLHELESV, via the coding sequence ATGACCTCACTGTGTCCAATTACGAGTTCAATCACCGTAGCTATACGCAAGAGGCCAATCGCAAATAATGGAAACTCGGGAGACAAGGACATTGTTACATGTGAGGACTGTCGCACCATATCAGTGCACGAACCGAAGACACGCGTTGACCTTAAGGCAGTGGTGGAGACCTCAGCCTTTGCATTTGATTATGTATTTGATGAGTCTGTGGCAAACGATGTGGTGTACAAAGTGTGCTGTCAACCGTTGCTGACGGATGTACAGAACGGGGGAAGCGTTGTGGTTATTGCCTTTGGCCAGACGGGCAGTgggaaaacacacaccatGTTGGGTCACGGCAGCAAGACCATAGGGTTGTATGGATACGCCATTAGGGAGCTGATTGGCGAAGAAACCACTCGCAAGCTTGCGGTTAGTTTCTATGAGGTTTACGGTTCTAAGCTCTTTGACTTGTTGAATGGACGGACACAGTTGAAAATGATGCAGGATGAGGCTGACAATCTTCGGATTGTAGGGTTGTCGGAGAAAGTTGTCACATGTGACAAGGAGGTATATAAACTCATTTCAAAAGGAGAGTCGCTGCGCTCATCTGGGTCAACGCTCGCAAACGACACGAGCTCCCGATCGCACGCAGTGCTGGAAATCAAGGTTCTCAATTATCAGGGTGAGCCGCATGGTGGCCGAGTCACTCTTATAGATTTAGCCGGTAGTGAGCGGGCTGCGGATACGACAAGTAGTGATACAAGGGGACGACATGAAGGAGCTGAGATAAACAAGTCGCTGTTGGCCCTCAAGGAATGTATTCGGGCCATGTCAAGGAACAGACGGCATATTCCTTTTCGTGCCTCCAAGTTGACGCAGGTGCTGCGTGAAAGTTTTATTGGTAATTGTAAGACATGTTTCATAGCGACAGTTTCACCCTTGCAGCGGCACTGTGAGGATACGCTGAACACGTTGCGGTATGCTAACCGCATAAGGGACCTTAAAGCCCCCTCTGATGACGGCTTCAGCCGTAAGATATCGATGACATGCCCCAACTGCAATGGCCCCGTACGCCCTGATGCATCCCACACGTGCGTACGTTTGTCCACACGATGTCCGCACTGTAGACAAGTGGTAGAAAAACATAACCTCGAAGGGCACATCGAGGAGTGTAGCGAGTTTCCCGTACGATGTCCTCGCTGTAATGAACTGTTAGTGCGCGGTGATATTCCACGGCACAATCGTCGTTGTTCCCGATCTCTAGTGCGCTGTCCGTTGTGCACATGCCACGTGATGCGCTGTGGTTTGGAGAAACACACTCTGATGGATTGCGGGGCCAAACTAGAGAAGTGTCGTTATTGTGGACAGGGGTTTCCACGTCACTCATTGAAGAGGCATGAAGACGTGTGCACGATGATGAAGATCGCCTGTCCTTATTGTCTGCAATATTTTAGAAAAGTTTGCGTAGATGCTCATGCCTCGGTGTGTGTAAGGAACCCAAACTGCAGGCGAGTATCACCGTCAAGGATTAGGGATTCGGGTGAAGAGGTGTGGAAGATAACAAACGGAAAGGAATGGCGGCAACGGCCTCGGATGTTAAGGAATCAGTCGTTGAAACAACTTGAGGCAATCTCTCGAACAAAATCAAGTGTGCAGCTTCGGGAAGGGCGAAAACCCTTAGGACCACTTGAAGACAATTTTTCACTTCCCGCTTTGCACGCACCCTCCTCAGCCCCCGACAGGAAACACCCACCGGTTACCAGCGCTTTCACCGAAAGCCTACAAAGTCACCCCAACAGCGAGGACGATGATGCTGACAAGGAAGTTTGCAGAACCGCCCCAACTATCAGTGGAGAAAATAGCAGCCGAGTTGGAGGTGAAGGTTGTGTTTGCCCTTACGCTGCCTATGGTTGCTTGCACACTGTGTGTGACTCTTCTCTAGAGAAGCATATGAAAGACTCGGTAGAAATGCATCTGCAATTGGTTCGTGACTACGCAGAGCGGGTTtcagaagaaaataacattCTTCGGGAGCGTGTGAACGAGGGCACCACTAAGGCTTCAAAGCTTCATGAACTTGAAAGCGTGTGA
- a CDS encoding prostaglandin f synthase. putative: MALTQSLKLSNGVMMPVLGFGMWKLQDGNEAETATMWAIKSGYRHIDTAAIYKNEESAGRAIASCGVPREELFVTTKLWNSDQGYESTLSAFEKSIKKLGLEYVDLYLIHWPGKDKFIDTWKAFEKLYADKKVRAIGVSNFHEHHIEELLKHCKVAPMVNQIELHPLLNQKALCEYCKSKNIAVTAWSPLGQGHLVEDARLKAIGGKYGKTAAQVMLRWEIQAGVITIPKSGNEARIKENGNIFDFELTAEDIQVIDGMNAGHRYGPDPEVFMNDF, encoded by the coding sequence ATGGCTCTCACTCAATCCCTAAAACTCTCGAATGGAGTGATGATGCCAGTTCTTGGTTTCGGTATGTGGAAGTTACAGGATGGCAATGAAGCCGAGACGGCGACGATGTGGGCCATAAAAAGCGGCTATCGTCACATCGATACTGCAGCCATctataaaaatgaagaaagcgCTGGCAGAGCCATTGCCTCATGTGGTGTACCGCGGGAAGAGCTATTCGTCACGACGAAGCTTTGGAACTCCGACCAGGGATATGAGAGCACGCTGAGCGCATTTGAGAAGAGCATTAAGAAGCTCGGCCTGGAATATGTTGACCTATACCTCATCCACTGGCCGGGGAAGGACAAGTTTATCGACACATGGAAGGCGTTTGAGAAACTGTACGCCGATAAGAAGGTGCGCGCCATTGGCGTTTCCAACTTTCACGAGCACCACATCGAGGAACTGCTAAAGCACTGTAAGGTTGCACCGATGGTTAACCAGATCGAGCTCCATCCGCTGCTCAATCAGAAGGCACTCTGCGAGTACTGCAAGTCGAAGAACATCGCCGTCACTGCCTGGTCGCCGCTTGGTCAAGGACATCTCGTCGAAGACGCCCGTCTGAAAGCTATCGGAGGAAAGTATGGTAAGACAGCTGCGCAGGTGATGCTCCGCTGGGAAATACAAGCAGGGGTCATCACGATTCCCAAATCGGGCAACGAGGCCCGCATCAAGGAAAATGGCAATATATTTGACTTCGAACTAACTGCGGAGGACATTCAAGTCATCGATGGTATGAATGCCGGCCACCGCTACGGCCCCGATCCGGAGGTCTTCATGAACGACTTTTGA
- a CDS encoding T. brucei spp.-specific protein, with the protein MAGLQSALAYRLALVDQERQQQQQGYDFLRRSLLHKVVAACAQGGSAAKLDHHGGRVSSSDELVIRDERGIASTGDSDVVSNAGDDMTGVSVSSQRPSPDEETEEPPSRKLLGFQRTPMESVSAKGKKREEGTFGAGMLETTGGRLQGLDDSDVVPSFRPTISLVSARLARQRRLKDRAEGLPISEYLFQRGKATNRVSKQEQGETVRAHADPTVATRVRKVTFTASTMERLYSNPKGKQGNDTQHRKQQLQDISPTDIDLPFHPLISERAAKLQRGTSRKVHDDLYEHGVRRQLQKNCAQPRNEPSFHPTINQVSEMIVRGLSNPGVAGLT; encoded by the coding sequence ATGGCAGGATTGCAGAGTGCTTTAGCGTATCGACTTGCTTTAGTTGACCAAGAaaggcaacagcagcaacaagggTATGATTTCCTGCGGCGGTCCCTGCTCCATAAGGTTGTTGCTGCATGTGCTCAGGGAGGCTCAGCAGCCAAACTCGATCACCACGGAGGTCGGGTCTCGTCGAGTGACGAACTGGTTATTAGGGATGAACGTGGGATTGCCAGTACTGGTGATAGCGATGTAGTGTCTAATGCGGGGGATGACATGACGGGTGTCAGTGTTTCGTCACAACGGCCCAGTCCAGATGAGGAAACGGAGGAGCCTCCTTCACGGAAGTTGTTGGGCTTCCAACGTACCCCTATGGAGTCCGTCAGTGCGAAAGGCAAGAAGCGCGAGGAGGGAACTTTTGGCGCAGGGATGTTGGAGACCACCGGAGGGCGCTTGCAGGGCTTGGACGATTCCGATGTAGTTCCAAGTTTCCGTCCCACTATTTCGCTAGTCTCAGCCAGACTGGCGCGACAACGGCGGTTGAAAGATCGTGCGGAGGGTTTACCCATTTCAGAGTACCTTTTTCAGCGAGGTAAGGCCACTAACAGGGTCAGCAAGCAAGAGCAAGGTGAGACTGTCCGTGCACATGCGGATCCCACAGTAGCAACGAGGGTGAGAAAGGTGACCTTCACAGCATCTACCATGGAAAGACTGTACTCAAACCCAAAGGGGAAGCAAGGGAACGACACTCAACATAGAAAGCAGCAGTTACAGGATATCTCCCCGACCGATATAGATCTCCCCTTTCATCCGTTGATATCGGAGAGGGCAGCGAAGCTACAGAGGGGAACGAGCAGAAAGGTGCATGATGACCTATACGAACATGGAGTCCGAAGGCAACTACAGAAGAATTGCGCTCAGCCGCGGAACGAACCCTCGTTTCACCCTACCATTAACCAGGTGAGCGAGATGATTGTTAGGGGGTTGTCCAACCCTGGCGTAGCGGGGCTGACGTAA